In Drosophila miranda strain MSH22 chromosome Y unlocalized genomic scaffold, D.miranda_PacBio2.1 Contig_Y3_pilon, whole genome shotgun sequence, a single window of DNA contains:
- the LOC117194615 gene encoding probable cytochrome P450 12a5, mitochondrial — protein MAGVDTTSSTFTAALLCLAKNPEKQDVLREEVMKVLPEKDSEFTEASMKNVPYLRACIKESQRIYPLVIGNGRFLNRDSVLSGYQVPAGTCVSMVPLSLLSSEEHFPKAAEFLPERWIRNAQTPTGNARQMT, from the exons ATGGCCGGAGTGGATACC ACCTCAAGTACCTTTACAGCGGCCTTGCTGTGCCTTGCCAAGAATCCGGAGAAGCAGGACGTACTCCGAGAAGAGGTAATGAAGGTTCTACCCGAGAAGGACTCCGAATTCACTGAGGCATCGATGAAGAACGTTCCCTATCTACGTGCCTGCATCAAAGAGTCACAACGGATCTATCCTTTGGTCATCGGCAATGGCCGATTTCTCAATCGGGACAGCGTTTTGAGCGGATACCAAGTGCCAGCTGGTACCTGTGTGTCGATGGTTCCCCTGAGCTTGCTATCAAGCGAGGAGCACTTCCCCAAGGCTGCTGAGTTCCTGCCAGAACGTTGGATTCGTAACGCACAGACTCCAACGGGCAATGCCCGGCaaatgacttga